A part of Fundulus heteroclitus isolate FHET01 chromosome 23, MU-UCD_Fhet_4.1, whole genome shotgun sequence genomic DNA contains:
- the cfl1 gene encoding cofilin-1, giving the protein MASGVKVTDEVIAVFNDMKVRKAQANEDEKRKRKKAILFCLSKDLKNIVLDEGKEILLGDLGNTVMDPYQDFVKMLPPDDCRYALYDATYETKETKKEDLVFIFWAPDSAPLKSKMIYASSKDAIKRKFEGIKHEWQVNGLEDLKDRRTLAEKLGGSSVVTLEGSPI; this is encoded by the exons ATG GCCTCCGGTGTGAAAGTCACAGATGAAGTCATCGCTGTCTTCAACGACATGAAGGTTCGTAAGGCTCAGGCAAACGAGGacgagaagaggaagaggaagaaggcTATTCTGTTCTGCCTGAGCAAGGACCTGAAGAACATAGTTCTGGATGAGGGCAAAGAAATCCTGCTGGGTGACCTGGGAAACACCGTCATGGACCCGTACCAGGactttgtgaagatgctgcCCCCAGACGACTGCCGCTACGCTCTGTACGACGCCACCTATGAGACCAAAGAAACGAAGAAGGAGGACTTGGTCTTTATCTTCTG ggcaCCGGATAGTGCTCCTTTGAAGAGCAAGATGATCTATGCCAGCTCAAAAGATGCCATCAAGAGGAAATTTGAAG GCATTAAGCACGAGTGGCAGGTGAACGGTTTGGAGGACCTGAAAGACCGACGCACCCTGGCAGAGAAGCTCGGCGGCTCGTCAGTAGTCACCCTGGAAGGATCTCCTATATAA